The Bradyrhizobium sp. CCBAU 051011 DNA segment ATCCGGTTGGTGGCGGTAACGCCGGAATAGCGCCTGTGCAGATTCGGCACGATCAGTTGCAGATCACTGGCCAAATTGTTCTCGCTCGGCACGTCCGGCTCCGGTTGGGAAGGTTCCTATACGCAACATTAAGCATAGTGGCCAGTTCGCCCCCGCCGAAACCCCCTCTTCACCGCAGCCCCGCTAGCATCGTCACCAAATAAATCGGGAGAGGTGGCCTATGACCGTGCTCGTCACCGGCGGCGCCGGCTATATCGGAAGTCATATGGTTCATGCGCTGGTGGATGCCGGCGAAAGCGTCGTCGTGATCGACAACCTGTCGACCGGTTTTTCCGCCTTCCTGCCGCGGCCCGTGCCGCTGTTCATCGGCGACGCCGGCGACGAAAATCTTGTCGAGGGCGTGATCGCCCAGCACCGCGTCGAGAGCATCATTCATTTCGCAGGCTCGGTCGTGGTGCCGGATTCGATGCGCGATCCGCTCGGCTATTACCGCAACAACACCGTGACGACCCGCAGCCTCCTGAATGCCGCGGTCAAGGGCGGCGTCAACCGCTTCATCTTCTCGTCGACGGCTGCGGTCTACGGCAATCCGGACCAGGTGCCGGTATCGGAGCATGCGCCGACGCGGCCGATGTCGCCGTACGGCTCTTCCAAGCTGATGACCGAAATCATGCTTCATGACGTCGCCAGCGCACACGACATGAAGTACGTCGTGTTGCGCTATTTCAACGTCGCAGGCGCCGATCCGCAGGTCCGCTGCGGGCTTTCTACCGTCGGCGCGACGCATCTGCTCAAGATCGCGGTCGAAGCCGCAACCGGGCAGCGCGCCAAGGTCGACGTCTACGGAACCGACTATCCGACGCCGGATGGAAGCTGCATCCGCGACTTCATCCATGTCAGCGATCTCGCGCAGGCCCATCGCGCTGCGCTGTCATACCTGCGCGACGGCGGAAATTCGATCACGCTGAACTGCGGTTACGGCCGAGGCTATTCGGTACTGGAGACCATCGAGGCCGTGCGCCGCGTCTCGATGCGCAATTTCGCGGTTCAATACGCGCCGCGCCGTCCCGGCGACATCATGACCATGGTCGCCGATACCAGCCGCATCCGCGCCATGCTCGACTGGACGCCGCAATACGACAATCTCGAGACCATCGCGGGCCATGCGCTGACCTGGGAAAAGAAGCTGTTCAGCGAGCGCGGCGGCCTTCCGCAGCACGCGCAATCGGCGTGAAATCAAGCACTTATAGGGCTTGAAAAAGCCCTGTTAAGCAGGCAAGGAGGCATCGCACGAGCCCTGACGCGCCGGTTCGCCCGGCGCCGTCGATGGAACGCGGATGACCGAACTTCCAAGCAAACCGACAAGAAAAATTACCGACGATCCCTACGGCGCGGCGATCCTGATTCGCCGCCTCGTCATGGAACAGGGCTTCGTCTACTGGCGGCGCTATCTGACCGCGTTCGCGCTGATGGGGGTGGCCGCCGGCGCCACGGCGGGCTCCGCCTATATCCTCGGGCAGGTGATCAACCAGGCCTATATCGACAAGAACGTCCTCGGCATCGCCATTCTCTCCGGCGTCACCGTGGTGCTGCTGTTCATCAAGGGTCTGGCGACCTACGGCCACACCGTGATCCTGTCGAAGATCAGCAACGCCATTCTCGCCAACAACCAGCGGCGGCTGTTTGCCAAGCTGATGAGCGAGAGCATCGGCTTCTATTCCGAACGGCATTCCTCCGAATTCCTGGCGCGGCTGACGTCGGGCGCAAAATCCATCACCGATGTCCTGACGCTGCTGATCAATGCCGTCGGACGCGACGTAATGCTGCTGGTCAGCCTGATATTCGTGATGGTGACGCAGGATCCGGTTTTATCGTTTATCGGACTTGTGGTGGTGCCGCCGGCGATGCTGATCCTGCGCAAGCTGGTGAAGCGCATCAAGGGCCTCGCGCACAACCAGTTCACCGGCAGCGCCGACATCATGGAGACCATGCAGGAATCGCTGCAGGGAATCCGCACGGTGAAGGCGTTCACGCTGGAAGACACCATGCAGCGGCGCATCGACGAGAACATCGCCGCCGTCGAGCGCAACGCCAACAAGATGGCGCGGGTCTCCAACCGCTCCAATCCGTTGATGGAAATGCTCGGCGGTTTCGCCGTCGCCGGCTGCCTGCTCTATGGCGGCTACAGCGTGGTGGCGCTCGGCGCCACGCCCGGACAGTTTTTCTCCTTCATGACGGCGTTCCTGCTGGCGACCGAACCGGCCAAGCGGCTGGCGCGCCTCAACATCGACCTCAACAGCCAGTTGGTCGGCGCGCGCATGCTGCTCGAAATCGTCGACAGCCCGGCGAGCGAGCCTGCCGACAACGACAAGCCGGCGCTGAAGCTGTCGAACGCGCGGGTCGAGTTCCGCGACGTCAGTTTCTCCTACCGGCTTGACGAGCCGGTGCTGAAGAACGTGAGCTTCGTTGCCGAGCCCGGCAAGACCACCGCCCTGGTCGGCCCTTCCGGCGGCGGCAAATCCACGGTGCTGGCGTTATTGCTGCGACTCTATGAAGTGAAGCAGGGCGAAATCCTGATCGACGGCCAGGCGATCGCGGGCGTGTCGCGGCAGTCGCTGCGGCGACAGACCGGCTATGTCGGGCAGGACGTCTATCTGTTCCGCGACACCATCGGCGCCAACATCGCCTTCGGCAAGCCGGACGCCACGCAGGAAGAGATCGTGGCGGCGGCGAAGGCCGCCTGCGCGCATGATTTCATCATGGGCTTTCCGCTCGGCTACGACACCCCGGTCGGCGAGCACGGCACGCAGCTCTCCGGTGGTCAGCGCCAGCGCATCGCAGTCGCCCGGGCGCTGCTCAAGAACGCACCGATCATTCTCCTGGATGAGGCCACCGCGGCGCTGGATTCGGAATCTGAAAAAGCGGTGCAGGAGGCGATCGAACATCTCTGCCGGAACCGTACCACCATCGTGATCGCCCATCGCCTCCACACCATCATGCATGCCGACGCCATCCTGGTGGTCGAGGCCGGCGAGATCGTGGAGCGCGGCCAGCATGACGATTTGCTGCGCCGCGGCGGCCGCTATGCTTCCTTCTTCCGCCTGCAGCAGCGCGATGCCGGCCATCCCAGTCTGGCGCCAGTCAGCGCAACCGCGTAAAAGCGACCCGCCGGATTTCCACCTGTAACCATCCGAGACCTTTTTCATGAACGCAGCCTCTTACGTCATTCCCGCAATTCCGCAGCCCACCCTTCCCGTCGTCGGCGAGACCGGCACCTATCCGGTGCGCCGCATCTGGTGCGTCGGCCGCAACTATCTCGAGCACATCCGCGAGATGGGCAATGACGAGCGCGCGCCGCCGTTCTTCTTCGGCAAGCACGCCGACATGCTGGTGCCCGACGGCGCCACGATTCCTTATCCGCCGCTGACCAAGGACCTGCATCACGAGGTCGAGTTGATCGTCGCCATGAAGAGCGGCGGCCTCAACATTCCCACCGATAAGGCGCTCGACCATGTCTATGGCTACGCCGTCGGCATCGACCTCACCCGCCGCGACCTGCAGATCGCCTCGCGCAAGAAGGAGCGGCCGTGGGAAGTCGGAAAGTCGTTCGACTATTCTGCGCCCTGCTCCGCGATCCAGCCGGCTTCCAAGATCGGCCATCCCACCAAGGGCAAGATCTGGCTGACGGTGAACGGCAAGGAAGCGCAGAAAGGCGATCTCACCGAGCTGATCTGGAACGTGCCCGAAATCATCTGGCAGCTCTCACAGCAGGTCAAACTCGCCGCTGGCGACATCATCATGACGGGCACGCCGGCCGGCGTCTCCCAGCTCCAGCCCGGCGACAAGCTCGAGTGCGGCGTCGACGGCGTCGGCACGCTGAAGGTCAATATCGGCAAGCCGGAATAGACCGCCGCCTGCAAGTTCTCACGAATGAAAAGCCCCGGACCTGTCCGGGGCTTTTTGTTGATGCGTAGGATGGGCGCAGCGCAGCGATACCCCACCTACGCGCTCCGCGACCGCTATCGCGATGGTGCCGCTAGATTTGGCGCTGCTTCCTGAAAGTCCCGGGTTCAGATTTCGCGGAACGACACCAGGCGGCGCCGCGCCTCGTCCCATAACACAAGCCGCACACATCGGAAGCTCTGCAGGAGCGTGATGCGGCCGACGTCGCGCAGTTCAGGGTGGTCGCGCAGCACACGCGGCAGCCGGTAATAGGGAATACGGCTGGAGAGGTGATGCACGTGATGAATACCGATATTGGCCGTGAACCAGCGTAGCAGCGCCGGCAGTTCGTAATGTGAGCTGCCGTG contains these protein-coding regions:
- a CDS encoding fumarylacetoacetate hydrolase family protein, producing the protein MNAASYVIPAIPQPTLPVVGETGTYPVRRIWCVGRNYLEHIREMGNDERAPPFFFGKHADMLVPDGATIPYPPLTKDLHHEVELIVAMKSGGLNIPTDKALDHVYGYAVGIDLTRRDLQIASRKKERPWEVGKSFDYSAPCSAIQPASKIGHPTKGKIWLTVNGKEAQKGDLTELIWNVPEIIWQLSQQVKLAAGDIIMTGTPAGVSQLQPGDKLECGVDGVGTLKVNIGKPE
- a CDS encoding ABC transporter ATP-binding protein — its product is MTELPSKPTRKITDDPYGAAILIRRLVMEQGFVYWRRYLTAFALMGVAAGATAGSAYILGQVINQAYIDKNVLGIAILSGVTVVLLFIKGLATYGHTVILSKISNAILANNQRRLFAKLMSESIGFYSERHSSEFLARLTSGAKSITDVLTLLINAVGRDVMLLVSLIFVMVTQDPVLSFIGLVVVPPAMLILRKLVKRIKGLAHNQFTGSADIMETMQESLQGIRTVKAFTLEDTMQRRIDENIAAVERNANKMARVSNRSNPLMEMLGGFAVAGCLLYGGYSVVALGATPGQFFSFMTAFLLATEPAKRLARLNIDLNSQLVGARMLLEIVDSPASEPADNDKPALKLSNARVEFRDVSFSYRLDEPVLKNVSFVAEPGKTTALVGPSGGGKSTVLALLLRLYEVKQGEILIDGQAIAGVSRQSLRRQTGYVGQDVYLFRDTIGANIAFGKPDATQEEIVAAAKAACAHDFIMGFPLGYDTPVGEHGTQLSGGQRQRIAVARALLKNAPIILLDEATAALDSESEKAVQEAIEHLCRNRTTIVIAHRLHTIMHADAILVVEAGEIVERGQHDDLLRRGGRYASFFRLQQRDAGHPSLAPVSATA
- the galE gene encoding UDP-glucose 4-epimerase GalE, producing the protein MTVLVTGGAGYIGSHMVHALVDAGESVVVIDNLSTGFSAFLPRPVPLFIGDAGDENLVEGVIAQHRVESIIHFAGSVVVPDSMRDPLGYYRNNTVTTRSLLNAAVKGGVNRFIFSSTAAVYGNPDQVPVSEHAPTRPMSPYGSSKLMTEIMLHDVASAHDMKYVVLRYFNVAGADPQVRCGLSTVGATHLLKIAVEAATGQRAKVDVYGTDYPTPDGSCIRDFIHVSDLAQAHRAALSYLRDGGNSITLNCGYGRGYSVLETIEAVRRVSMRNFAVQYAPRRPGDIMTMVADTSRIRAMLDWTPQYDNLETIAGHALTWEKKLFSERGGLPQHAQSA